TTCAAAATGAAGGTGGCCGGCAGGTTCGCCGTAAGGTCAATTTTTACAATCTTGATGTTATCATATCGGTTGGTTACCGGGTCAAGTCCAGGCGCGGCACCCAATTGCGAATCTGGGCTACCAATGTGCTGCGGGAGCACCTGATCAGGGGATTCACCCTCAACGAAAAGCGGCTGCGGGAACAGGAACAAAAACTGGTTGATTTACGGCGCACTGTCGGCCTTTTAGAACAAACGTTGGCTCACCAAGCCATCGGTCTGGATGAAGCCAAAGGGCTTTTGCAAGTCATCACTGATTATGCCTATGCGTTGACGACCCTGGACCGATTTGACCACGGCACGTTGACCATCGAGGAGGTAACGCGCCCGGCACCATTTATAATGACATATGAGGCGGCCATGGAAATCGTCAAGGCCATGGGAACGGAGTTCGGTGGCTTATTCGGTCTGGAAAAGGATCAGGGCTTTAAAAGCGCCCTGGGTGCCGTCTATCAGACCTA
The window above is part of the Pseudomonadota bacterium genome. Proteins encoded here:
- a CDS encoding virulence protein RhuM/Fic/DOC family protein codes for the protein MAKKIDKTASSDKGEIILYRSPDGKAALDVRLEQETVWLNQRQMAELFDKDTDTIGLHVRNIYKEGELTRKGTTEQSSVVQNEGGRQVRRKVNFYNLDVIISVGYRVKSRRGTQLRIWATNVLREHLIRGFTLNEKRLREQEQKLVDLRRTVGLLEQTLAHQAIGLDEAKGLLQVITDYAYALTTLDRFDHGTLTIEEVTRPAPFIMTYEAAMEIVKAMGTEFGGLFGLEKDQGFKSALGAVYQTYGGEDLYPSIEEKAVNLLYFVVKNHAFSDGNKRIAAALFIALQQRWLQADCR